A stretch of the Gammaproteobacteria bacterium genome encodes the following:
- a CDS encoding chemosensory pili system protein ChpC, with translation MQTRSAIRSLFLPITGDPLLLPSVVLAEVIAYRMPESLPNSPPWLLGLIEWRGRPVPVVSFEELCGRSNSGTPIGTRIAILNTITGTPQLPFLGVRIQGIPRLVLVREDDLIFRQDDACSPNPNMYATIELAEQPAIIPDLESLELLLSSYVTKE, from the coding sequence ATGCAGACCCGATCCGCAATACGTAGTCTGTTTCTCCCTATAACTGGGGATCCTTTATTGCTGCCTAGTGTAGTATTGGCGGAGGTGATTGCCTATCGAATGCCAGAATCTCTCCCCAACAGCCCTCCCTGGCTACTCGGATTGATCGAATGGAGGGGAAGGCCAGTACCTGTAGTCTCTTTCGAGGAACTCTGTGGCCGTTCTAACTCAGGCACTCCGATTGGTACTCGAATTGCCATTCTCAATACCATTACCGGCACTCCGCAACTTCCTTTCTTAGGGGTACGTATCCAAGGTATTCCCCGCTTGGTATTGGTGCGAGAGGACGATCTGATCTTCCGTCAAGATGATGCCTGCTCACCCAACCCCAATATGTATGCCACGATCGAATTGGCAGAACAACCCGCAATCATCCCTGATCTGGAGTCGCTTGAATTATTATTGTCGTCTTACGTTACCAAAGAGTAG
- a CDS encoding conserved hypothetical protein (Evidence 4 : Unknown function but conserved in other organisms), whose product MSIHTSFDFPRHGDKKNSSFFEEYLVKLLDDRDRSGLTGAIHQMDALMITVEPGNSLNYVGELCLMTSYHYLVTLESQNHYTHILRIDMSAPDILIREVKDENHRGIFRSLNEVYPIGAYKPNSRYMGEIFRVSNSHEVVEIQKSRDVRFFNQEQIRKMEFPGNMAVVKPSPYTHNIVGYWERPDPDIRVYALGWSSIRDDLQAVYLQAKDTQQKLGLNKILFPIDHLATRIYSQNREASILEYLTLTSYYYWGSYDIANQNSSTNVTKSVHYHNELECPAKVFTAANYPYFVNHLLGLPSPTEQFVRNFGPRLHHLAIAVADGEVDGKPNIDYVVSALRDCGQNFLLDVIGSKEEGLKQIFSSASEYSSLIIEYVQRFGDFQGFFTKENVAELTRAASVDETLKALDVEVRGG is encoded by the coding sequence ATGAGTATCCATACTTCTTTTGATTTTCCTAGGCATGGTGATAAGAAAAATTCTTCTTTCTTTGAAGAATACTTAGTTAAATTGCTGGATGATCGAGATCGCTCAGGATTAACTGGTGCCATCCATCAGATGGATGCTTTAATGATTACGGTGGAACCGGGAAACTCCCTTAATTATGTTGGGGAGCTTTGCCTCATGACCTCCTACCACTATTTGGTCACTCTGGAATCTCAAAACCATTATACTCACATCCTGCGTATTGATATGAGCGCGCCAGATATTCTGATACGTGAGGTGAAAGACGAAAATCATCGAGGTATCTTTCGTAGTTTGAACGAAGTTTATCCAATTGGTGCGTATAAACCTAATTCGAGATACATGGGAGAAATATTTCGAGTAAGTAACTCGCACGAAGTCGTGGAGATACAAAAATCCCGAGACGTACGCTTCTTCAATCAGGAACAAATTCGTAAGATGGAATTTCCTGGTAACATGGCTGTCGTTAAACCTTCACCCTATACTCATAATATCGTAGGCTATTGGGAACGACCTGACCCGGATATCCGAGTTTACGCATTGGGATGGAGCAGTATTCGTGACGACTTACAGGCAGTCTACCTTCAAGCCAAGGATACTCAACAAAAACTTGGTCTGAACAAAATTCTGTTTCCTATCGACCATTTAGCCACTCGGATCTATAGTCAAAACCGTGAGGCGTCCATTTTGGAATATCTAACCCTTACGAGTTACTATTATTGGGGTTCTTACGATATCGCTAATCAGAATTCCTCGACCAATGTTACAAAAAGCGTGCATTATCACAATGAGTTGGAATGTCCAGCCAAAGTGTTCACTGCTGCAAATTATCCATATTTCGTAAATCATTTGCTTGGCCTGCCCTCACCGACCGAACAATTTGTGCGTAACTTTGGTCCACGCTTACATCATTTGGCGATAGCGGTGGCAGATGGAGAAGTGGATGGTAAACCTAATATTGATTATGTTGTGAGTGCCTTGCGAGATTGCGGGCAGAATTTTTTGTTAGACGTAATCGGCTCCAAAGAAGAAGGTCTAAAACAAATATTTTCCAGTGCCTCTGAGTATTCTAGCCTAATCATCGAATATGTACAGCGGTTCGGTGATTTTCAGGGTTTTTTCACAAAGGAAAACGTTGCTGAATTAACGCGTGCGGCAAGTGTAGACGAAACTCTGAAAGCGCTGGATGTAGAGGTGCGTGGTGGTTAG
- a CDS encoding conserved hypothetical protein (Evidence 4 : Unknown function but conserved in other organisms): MEFKDITASIAALVGMVVGIYNFVHARAAERVHLRVIPKSSSFLGKGNNGRNAYLHNEDFFDTNHPARSKTLSIEINNLSKFAVTVKEVGLRSRFSKKRMSLINPVLYDEKPWPRKLDPREIVIVPFDFATLIDHPRLLHVTHAYATTNCGTTYFGSSCAL; the protein is encoded by the coding sequence ATGGAATTTAAAGACATCACCGCAAGTATCGCTGCACTCGTTGGTATGGTAGTTGGTATTTATAACTTCGTTCACGCACGTGCTGCTGAACGTGTTCATTTACGCGTTATTCCGAAATCTTCGTCGTTTTTGGGAAAAGGCAACAATGGTCGCAATGCCTATTTGCACAACGAAGATTTCTTTGATACCAACCATCCTGCACGTTCTAAAACGTTGTCCATCGAAATCAACAATCTGAGCAAATTTGCTGTCACAGTCAAAGAGGTTGGTTTACGTTCACGCTTTTCCAAGAAGCGAATGAGTCTGATTAATCCGGTGCTTTATGACGAAAAACCCTGGCCGAGAAAGTTGGATCCTCGTGAGATCGTTATTGTTCCGTTCGACTTCGCCACGCTCATCGACCACCCTCGTCTGCTCCACGTAACTCATGCCTATGCAACTACTAATTGCGGAACAACTTATTTTGGCAGTAGCTGCGCCCTTTGA